The segment TTTGTTTCTTTTACCAACCTTTGATTGAACGTGTTCAAATAAAAAGTCTTAAAAAGTTGGCCCAGTAACAATCCAAGGCACACAAGCACCACAATAATCAACGTGATGAGTGCAAATAGGAGTCTAGAGCGGAACCTATTCATGTATTTTCGGTTCCTCCAGCTTGTAACCAAGCCCTCTGATTGTTTTTATATATGTAGGTTTTTTCGTGTCTGTTTCTATTTTTTCACGCAAGTGACTGATATGGACATCCACAATGCGTGTATCCCCGGCAAAATCATAATTCCAAACCGCACTGAGCAACTGATCTCTAGTCAATACTCTTCCTTTATTTTTCGAAAGATAAACAAGTAATTCAAACTCTTTCGGAGTCAGTTCCAGACGCTCTTCACGAAAGTATGCTTCATAATGTTCCGGAAGGATTTTCACGTCACCGATAACAATCTTTTCGGAAGTATCCTCTTCTTCCTTCGGTGTTTCCATTACAGTCGCATGCTGTTGCATCCTACGAAGAATCGCTTTGACCCTAGCAACCACTTCCCTTGGGCTGAATGGTTTGGTCATATAATCATCGGCGCCAAGTTCAAGGCCAAGAACTTTATCAAATTCATCATCTTTAGCGGTGAGCATCAAGATCGGTGTATGAATTTTATGCTGTCTGAGCTCTTTGCAAACTTCAATTCCATCTTTCTTTGGTAGCATAAGATCAAGTACAATCATGTCAAACTTTTCTTTCATCGCCTTGTTCAGACCTTCTTCTCCGTCCATTGCCACAGAAACGTCATAGCCTGCCTGCTGCAAATTGTACTGTAACAACGTCACAATAGATTGTTCGTCGTCTACTATAAGAATTTTCTTATTCATCCTTTTCCTCCACCAACTGTTTTGGAAAACCCTTTTTCCACCCTGATGCCAATTCTATTAATTTAACTATCATTACGTATCCATTTTACACGTAAACATTATTCATCACAATATGGAACGATAAACGAAAAAAAGAGCTTAGGAACTAAGCTCTCAGACTGTTGACAAACTATAAACTAGTTAGGTTATCTGTTGGAAGAGTTGATCTTCGTTGCAGGAGCTTCGCTTTCCGCGGGCAGTCCGGAAGCCTCCTCGGGCTACGCCCTGCGGGGTCTTCCATGTCCTTTCCTCCCGCAGGAGTCTTCGCTCCTTCCACTGCGATCAACTAGAGAATTTCATTATTTTAACCTTTGTCTACACACTGAGAGCTTAGGAACTAAGCTCTTCTAAAAGTTTTCCATTGCACTGCTTTCCATCGGCTCTAGACGATGGGGCGGGCAGACTGTAATGGTGCCTTTGGCGACCGTTTGGTTATCTTCGTTTGTTCCATGGACACTCATTACGATGCTGTGATCTTGATCATTGACCTCCACCACTTCAAAAAGAAACTGAATGGTTCCGTAATGGTAGACAGGCTTCGGAAAAGATATATCCTGACTGATGACATGACTTCCGGGACCGGGCAAATATTTGGAGACAGCTGATGTAATGATCCCAGTAAGCATGATGCTAGGTACAATCGGTTTTTTGAAAGGAGTTTGCGACGCATAATCGTGTTGGATATACAATGGATTTGCGTCATTTGTCAGTCCAAGATAAAGTAGTAGGTCTTTATCTTCTATTTTTTCAGTCAACTCCAGCTTTTCTCCCACTTGGATCTCGACCAGCTTTCTCCCAAGCTTTCTCTTTTTACCAAGTAACATATAGACACCCCCTGTTGATGTGAAAAAATTCCCTTTGTGTAATTTGAAAACGTTTACAATAGTATGGTAAAAATTCGGGGAAAGAATTCCCCGGATCAATTACCTGATTTTTAACATTACGGAGACCATCGCCGTTGATTTCCGCGCCAGCTAGAAATCTGCTGGATATTGGAACCATCCTATTATATAGGTTTAGCTTAAAACATTCATGACATTTTTGACGGATTCGACAGACTTGGAAAGTGCAGCTTTTTCTTCTTCTGTCAATTCTAGTTCGATAATCTTCTCGATTCCACCGGCACCAAGGATGGTTGGAACACCCAGGTAGATTCCCTCATGTCCATATTCTCCTTCCAGGTATGCGATGGAAGGGAGGATACGGCGTTGGTCTTTAAGGATCGCTTCTACCATTTCCACCATGGAGGCTGCAGGAGCATAGTAGGCACTACCGTTGCCTAAAAGGTTCACGATTTCTCCGCCACCTTTTCTGGTTCTTTCCACAATCGCATCCAATCGATCTTTCGGAAGCAGTGTTTCTAGAGGTATACCACCCGCATAGGAGTAACGGACAAGTGGAACCATGTCATCGCCATGGCCACCAAGTACAAATCCAGTAACGTCCTTGACGGAAAGGTTAAGTTCTTGAGAAACGAATGTACGGAAGCGTGCTGTATCCAGTACACCCGACTGGCCGATTACACGGTTTTTAGGAAAGCCGGATTCTTTGAAAACGGTATACGTCATGGCATCTACCGGATTGGTCAGCACAATGATATAGCAATCAGGAGAATGCTTTACTATTTCCTTTGTTACGCTTTTCATGATGTTCTGGTTAGTAGTTACTAGATCGTCACGGCTCATACCTGGCTTGCGGGCAATACCGGCAGTGATGACGACGATATCGGAATTAGCTGTATCTTCATAATTGGATGTACCGGTGATGTTTGCATCAAATCCTTGTACTGGACTCGCTTCTAACATGTCTAAAGCTTTCCCTTTTGTAGGGTTCTCCATTTGCGGGATATCTACAAGTACAACGTCTGCAAGTTCCTTTTGTGCAAGTAAGAATGCGGTTGTTGCCCCTGTGAATCCTCCACCGATTACAGATACTTTTTTACGCCTCATTGTCATGATTATTCCTCCCTAACCGATTAATGGACATCTTTTACACCGCTGTTGATTTACGCACCGGGCTTCGCTTTCCGCAGGGCGCTTGCGGATCCTCCTCACTACGTAGAGGGCCACTGAAAAAGTACATTATTCTAGTAATCTGTTCTATACCGCTGTTGATTTACGCAAACGGCTTCGCTTTCCGCGGGGCGACCTTGAGCCTCCTCGGGCTGCGCCCTGCGGGGTCTCAAGAATGTCGCTATCCCCCCGCAGGAGTCTTCGCCTATTGCTCCAATCAACAGCTAGAATTCATAAAAAAGATAAGTTATTGGGTTTTTCAGTGGCCTACTTCATTGCGGGGTCTCCGCTAACCGCTACCTCCCGTCGGAGTCTTCGCCTATTGCTTTAATCAACAGATAGAGTGCATCGTCTAGCATTAACTTATTTTCAAAAAGCAAAAACCCTTCAAGAGTTTTTGCTTCTTTTAAGATTACATGTTTTTGATTAGTTCGTCGCCAAACTCGGAGCATTTAACTTCCGTTGCGCCGTCCATTAAACGTGCAAAGTCGTAAGTTACTACTTTAGAAGCGATGGATTTTTCCATAGCGTCCACTACAAGTTTAGCAGCTTCTGTCCAACCAAGGTGCTCAAGCATTAACACACCGGAAAGGATGACAGAAGATGGGTTTACTTTATCAAGACCAGCATATTTCGGAGCAGTTCCGTGAGTAGCTTCGAAAATCGCGTGTCCAGTTTCATAGTTGATGTTTGCTCCAGGAGCAATACCGATTCCTCCAACTTGTGCAGCTAGTGCATCAGAGATGTAGTCTCCATTGAGGTTCATTGTTGCAACAACATCGAACTCTTTTGGACGAGTAAGAATTTGTTGTAAGAAGATATCAGCAATGGAATCCTTCACAAGGATCTTGCCTTCTGCTTCTGCAGCTTCTTGAGCTTTATTTGCAGCATCTTTACCTTCCGCTTCCGCGATACGGTCATATTGTGCCCAAGTGAATACTTTATCGCCGAATTCTTTTTCAGCTAACTCGTAACCCCAGTTTTTGAAAGCACCCTCAGTGAACTTCATGATGTTTCCTTTGTGAACTAGTGTTACAGATTTACGGCCATGCTCGATTGCGTAGTTGATTGCACCACGAACTAGACGGGAAGTACCTTCTTCAGAAACAGGCTTGATTCCGATACCAGATGTTTCAGGGAAGCGGATTTTGTTTACACCCATTTCTGTTTGAAGGAAGTTGATTAACTTTTCTACTTCCTCAGAGCCTTTCGCATACTCGATTCCAGCATAGATATCTTCTGTATTTTCACGGAAAATAACCATGTCAGTATCCTCTGGGCGTTTAATAGGAGAAGGAACCCCTTGGAAATAACGAACAGGACGTAAGCATGTGAAAAGGTCCAACTCTTGACGTAAAGCAACGTTAAGAGAACGGATTCCACCACCAACTGGAGTAGTCAGAGGTCCTTTGATTGCAATTATGTACTCGCGGATATCATCAAGTGTTTGACTTGGCAACCATTCACCAGTTTGGTTGAATGCTTTTTCTCCAGCCAATACTTCTTTCCAGACAATTTCCTTTTCACCATTATATGCTTTTTCAACAGCTGCTTCTAAAACACGGGATGCAGATGCCCAAATATCAGGGCCAATTCCGTCTCCCTCGATAAATGGAATGATCGGGTTGTTAGGTACGTTTAATACACCATCTGTAACTGTAATTTTTGTTCCTTGTGTCAAAGTAAAAACCTCCTAAGAAAATATAATTACGTTAGTATTCCAGGGAAGGGATTTTCCTTCCCCATTCATTATAACAAAGATTCAAACATTGTCGCTCGTTGCGACAAAAGGTGATTAACTACGTTTTTCTAATGGTACATAATCCTGTTTTCCAGGACCTGTGTAATCGGCACGAGGGCGAATCAGACGGTTGTTGGAATATTGTTCAAGGATATGCGCCAACCAACCAGATACACGGCTCACAGCGAAAATCGGTGTGAACAGGTCATGGTCGATTCCTAAAGAGTGATACACAGAAGCACTATAGAAGTCAACGTTCGGTGGAAGTGGCTTCTCGGAAGTAACAACCTCTTCTACCTTCACGGACATATCATACCATTTCGGTTGCCCTGTAAGATGAGTGAGCTTCTCAGACATTTCGCGTAAATGCTTCGCACGAGGATCTCCCTGGCGGTATACACGGTGGCCAAAGCCCATGATTTTTTCTTTATTTGCAAGTTTTTCGCGGATATAGCTTTCTGCGTTGTCCACTTCACCGATTTCAGATAGCATCTTCATTACCGCTTCGTTTGCTCCGCCGTGCAATGGACCTTTTAACGCGCCGATTGCTGCAGTAACACCAGAATAGACATCAGACAATGTCGCTACACATACACGTGCAGTGAACGTAGATGCATTCAGCTCATGATCAGCGTGAAGTACTAATGCTTTATTGAATGCCTCGACTGCCACTTCGGATGGCTCTTCCCCAGTCAGCATGTATAGGAAGTTCGCAGCCATACCAAGGTCTGTTCTTGGGGCAATAGGGTCTAAGCCTTTGCGGATTCTTGAGAACGCTGTCACAATTGTTGGCATTTTAGCTTGCAGACGGACAGCCTTATGGTAGTTTACTTCCGGATCCATGTTATCTGCTTCTGCATCATAGAGCCCAAGTAGGGATACAGCAGTACGAAGAGCAGCCATCGGATGGACTTTGTCGATTGGGTACGTTTTGAAATGGTTGATCACTTCTTCAGGAAGCGCAGCATTTTCTGCAATCTCCTTCTTAAGGGAAGCTAACTCTTCCTTGTTTGGCAGCTTTTGATGCCATAAAAGATAGATTACCTCTTCGAAGCTAGCATGATCTGCTAAGTCATCAATGTTGTAGCCAACATACGTTAATGTGTCGTCAATAATGGAACTGATAGCGGAAGTTGTTGCTACAATTCCTTCTAGACCTTTAGTTGTTGTCATTTGAAACCTCTCCTTTATGTGAAAATTTCCCCAAATCCTTTTCTACCATTGCTCACCCGAACGCTTGCTCAACATAATGATAAAAATCATATCTCTGCATAATTATAAAGAGTAATTTATCAATTCAGAATCTAGCAAACTAAGAAAATGCTTACATTTCCATTCATAAAAATAAGCGCCATATCCATTGCATTCATGGGTGCGCGCGCATTTTCGGCGAACAATGTTTCTGTTGCTAAGTAGGAAGGAAGTGTCCTTGTCCCTATTATAAACAATTTTCAGTCTTTTGTGAATGAAAAGAAGAAAAGTCCTTCAAAAAATATTATTACGAAAAAACAATTTGTGAATATTCCCTTAGGTGAAATACTCGACTACCTTCATTGCAAGATAGGCTATTCCCGCCCCAATCAATGGACCGACTGCCACTCCATTGAACAAAGAAACGGCAAGAATGGTACCAAACACAAGTGCTGTGGTGATATGCGGATCGTTGGCAAGCAAGGTCAAACCGCTTTTTGCAATAAGTGCAACCGCTATTCCTGCCCCTAGTGCCACCCAAGCATATGAGGATTTCAGCGCCTCCTGCAGCTGCTTGAACCCTATGTCACCAGTAGCTATTGGTACAAGAACCGCTATGGTAATGATCGTTACTCCCCAATTGATTCCTTTAGATTGAAGATAAGGGAATACTTTATTATCCATACCAATAACTTTAATAACAAGCAAAACAGCAACAGCAAACATCAAGGATGGATTCTTAGCAATAAAACCTATTAAAAGAAGTACTAGTAAAAATAAAGTAGCTTGACTAAACATTTTGTTTCCATCCTTCCAAACACATGACCCTAATTTTCATACTACCATATGGAAAAGAGAAAGAAAAAGGATTGGCATTGTACTGAATTTTCCAAATTGTAAAATATAAAACTATGAAAAGTATGGTGTAGGTTGTAAAATTATTTATAAGGAATTTCTGGCAGTAAGGGGTGTTTTTGTTGAACTGGAACTATGTACATATCTTTTTCAGACTCCTCCTGGTTCTATCCATCATCACGATTGGCCTTATCTCTTTCTATTATTTATTCTCTATCGCTTATCCATTCATCACTGCATTAATTCTTGCATTTCTTATTAATCCTCTTGTCAATCTCCTTGAAACAAAAGGTCGACTTCCCAGGAGCTTGGCGGTCTTCCTATCATTGATGGCTGTATTTGCCACCGTCGCTGGGGTAGTCACTCTATTAATTGTAGAAATTGTATCCGGTACAGAGTACTTGGCAAAAGTGGTACCTGGGCATTTTGAAACCTTGGTTGTGTATGTAGAACAATTTGTCGTCATGGAAATACTCCCCTTTTTCAATCAGATCAGCAACTTGTTCCACAGCTTGGAAGAAGGGCAACAACAGTCCCTATTGACGAATATTGAAAATTTCGGCGCAACGGTGGCGAGTACCGTAGGAGAGTTTATTCAAACCTTCTTGACCAATCTCCCTAAGCTTATTACATGGATACCAAGTGTAGCAACCGTCCTGATTTTTTCCTTGCTGGCCACCTTCTTCATCAGCAAGGATTGGTTCAAGCATAAAGCTAGGTTGAAACGGATCACGCCAATGAAAGCACAGGGTAGCCTAACCAAAGTTTTCTTAAGCCTTAAGAAAGCATTCTTCGGGTTCATGCGTGCCCAGGCAACACTCATTTCCATCACGACCATCATCGTTTTAATAGGATTATTGATATTGCGTGTCGAGTACGCCATTACGGTAGCCTTGATTATCGGATTGGTCGATTTGATCCCATATCTTGGCACAGGGCTGGTGTTTGTGCCTTGGATTATCTTTTTGGCAATCAGCGGGAACCTCCCCCTCGCAATCGGACTTGGAGTTCTATATTTGATTGTAATTGTCCAACGCCAGTTAATGGAACCAAAAATCCTGTCTTCTAGTATCGGACTTGATCCACTGGCCACATTGGTCAGCTTGTTTATTGGATTCAAGTTGATTGGCTTTCTTGGCTTGATCGTCGGTCCGGTTACCGTAGTCATTTTCAACACGCTCTGGAAGGCAGATGTGATAAAGGATATCTATTTGTTTGTTGTGGGGAAAAATAAAATTGTGTAGGGAGATTAGTTTTGTTGGATAGGTAGATGCCTGTTTCTTTAGATGAGGAACGGGCACTTTTTTCTGCGCTTACCACTGGACGGTTCTGAACCTTCCTGAAGACTTCTCCCGCTCGATTCCTGCGACACGGAGGTCTTCATTCCTTCCATGACGACTTCTCCCACTCCTTTCCCGCGTCACTGTGGTCTTCATCCCCTTCATGAAGACCTCTCTCAATTCATCCCTGCGTCACAGAGGGCTTTATCACTACTAAAAAACCGCCTCCTCCCTAAAGAGAAAGCGGTCACATATCCTATTTGAAGAGATTCACAATGGACTGGAATAAGTCACGGAAGAAATCGGCTACACCTTGCCAAAATCCTTCATCTCCCACAACTTCTTCAATTCTATTCTTGATGTCCTTAGAGATATCCTCTAGTTGCTGTTTTACATTATCAAAATTGATATTGAGTGAACGCATCTTTTCAAACAGATCAATCAGTAATTGTCTGTCCGCTTCACTCAACTCAATGTTTAATTTCGCAAGCTGTTCTTCTACAATCCTCTCTACATCTTCACGGGTAGCGGGCTTTTGTTCTGCAATCTGTTTCTTGATCTCTGTCAGTAATTCACTAACCTTTTCACTATCCATGCCTTCTTCTTCTGCAAGTTTGGTAGCAATGTTCAACTCTTCATTTGCCACTTCCATACGGTCTTTATCAAGTTCTTCTCCACTCACCTCATAGGCCTTATAAATACCAACCAATGCTGAGTGTCCACTAACCTTTACCGGAGAGACGACAATTACTTCTGCGTCTTCAATACCTGCAGTCAACAGGGCATTCGCATACATATCATCGGTAACCTGTGTAATATTTTCAGGAGTCGCCCTATCTATGACAAGGCCTTCGCCTTTTTCTTTCCGAGTTATTTTAGCGGAAGAGAACATACGTGCATTACGATCTTCTCCGTCGATGTATTTAACAAGGTCCTCACCTGTGACTGTTATTTCTTCTACCATTTCTGGATTTTTTACTTTCAAGAGGTTTCGAACTTCTTGTTTTTGGTCGTCATTCAACGTCCCGCCATACACTACGATCGGCAAGCCGAACTTTTCATTGATGCTTTCTTCTTCATCTTCTCCACCGGCAGCTTGTACAACGTTCGTTAAACTAAGTCCAGATAAAACCAAGGTTAACACCAGCAATATTTTCAACCAATGTTTCATTCTATTTCCCCCAAACTGATTTTACATTTTTTACAAGGCTCTCTGCCTATTTTTTTATATTATCATGATTTGAAGAAAAGGCAATGGAATTTCCACCACCGCCTTTTTCGTTAATCTATTATCTTCTATTAATCACAATAAATTGCCCGCGATCCATCCTATTACGTATAGCACGCATGATGGATGGCTTGATCATATTTCTTGTTATTGGCAATAGCAAGGCAAAGCCAATCGCATCCGTAATGAATCCAGGAGTTAAAAGTACTACGCCTCCTATTAAAATGCATAGACCATCGATAATGACCTCACCGGGCATCTGTCCGCTATTCATTTTTTGTTGTGCACTTCTTAGCGCCGAAATCCCTTGGTATTTTGCCAACCAAGCTCCCAAGACTCCGGTTAGGATGATTAGTAGGATCGTTGGTATCGCCCCAATCAGCTTTCCTGCGGTGATAAGGACCCAAATCTCCAATGCAGGTACAACGATTATTAATGCCAATAAAATTCTAAACATAAGAGGACAACCCCATTTCTTTAAAACCAAACTTCCAATCAATTATACCAAAAATAAGAGGATTACTCTAATTTCAGTTGTGTACATAAGATAAAAGTCAGCCTATACACGTAAATCAACCGATTTAGGTAAATACAAAAAAGCCCCCTACATCCCAGCATATGCCGGGATATAAGGGGTCATGCCCACTATTAAAGTACGCTTGCGTGGCCAGAGTAGATGGTGCCTCTTGAGGAGTCCACTGTAATCTCCTGTCCGTCTTTCAGAACGGAAGTTGCGAGCTCTACTCCAACAATTACCGGGATGCCAAGGCTCAAGCCAACAACTGCAGCATGGCTAGTCAAACCGCCTTCTTCCGTAATTAAGGCAGATGCTTTTTCCAAGGAAGGCATCATATCCTTGTCAGTGCCGTTTGTTACGAAGATGGCACCTTGTGTCATCTTTTCAGCAGCTTCTTCAGCTGTTTTTGCCACTACTACTTTACCGAAAGCAGATTTTCTGCCGATACCTTGTCCACTTGCCAGCACGTCTCCAACAACATGGATTTTCATCAAGTTCGTTGTGCCTTTTTCCCCAACCGGAACACCAGCTGTAATAACGATTAAGTCACCGTGGGAAACGATACCTGTGTTCAGGGATTCTTCCACTGCAACATCCAACATTTCATCCGTAGAAGTCGCTTGACGGCCAATGCGTGGATACACACCCCAAACTAATGCTAGCTTACGGGAAACCGCTTCACAAGAAGTGACCGCAACGATTGGTGCCTTTGGACGGTATTTGGAAATCATACGTGCTGTATGTCCACTTTCCGTTGGTGTTACGATTGCAGAAACGTCCAAGCTGATCGCTGTATAAGCGACAGATTGACCAATTGAATCAGTTACTGTCAGCGCAGCTTGCTTGCTATGCTTAGAAAGGATTTCACCATAAGCCAATGCTTGTTCTGCACGGGACGCGATGTTATGCATTGTTTGAACCGCTTCAACAGGGTAGGAACCTGCAGCCGTC is part of the Sutcliffiella sp. FSL R7-0096 genome and harbors:
- the mdh gene encoding malate dehydrogenase; its protein translation is MTMRRKKVSVIGGGFTGATTAFLLAQKELADVVLVDIPQMENPTKGKALDMLEASPVQGFDANITGTSNYEDTANSDIVVITAGIARKPGMSRDDLVTTNQNIMKSVTKEIVKHSPDCYIIVLTNPVDAMTYTVFKESGFPKNRVIGQSGVLDTARFRTFVSQELNLSVKDVTGFVLGGHGDDMVPLVRYSYAGGIPLETLLPKDRLDAIVERTRKGGGEIVNLLGNGSAYYAPAASMVEMVEAILKDQRRILPSIAYLEGEYGHEGIYLGVPTILGAGGIEKIIELELTEEEKAALSKSVESVKNVMNVLS
- a CDS encoding MaoC/PaaZ C-terminal domain-containing protein — translated: MLLGKKRKLGRKLVEIQVGEKLELTEKIEDKDLLLYLGLTNDANPLYIQHDYASQTPFKKPIVPSIMLTGIITSAVSKYLPGPGSHVISQDISFPKPVYHYGTIQFLFEVVEVNDQDHSIVMSVHGTNEDNQTVAKGTITVCPPHRLEPMESSAMENF
- a CDS encoding FxsA family protein; amino-acid sequence: MFRILLALIIVVPALEIWVLITAGKLIGAIPTILLIILTGVLGAWLAKYQGISALRSAQQKMNSGQMPGEVIIDGLCILIGGVVLLTPGFITDAIGFALLLPITRNMIKPSIMRAIRNRMDRGQFIVINRR
- a CDS encoding DUF1002 domain-containing protein, which gives rise to MKHWLKILLVLTLVLSGLSLTNVVQAAGGEDEEESINEKFGLPIVVYGGTLNDDQKQEVRNLLKVKNPEMVEEITVTGEDLVKYIDGEDRNARMFSSAKITRKEKGEGLVIDRATPENITQVTDDMYANALLTAGIEDAEVIVVSPVKVSGHSALVGIYKAYEVSGEELDKDRMEVANEELNIATKLAEEEGMDSEKVSELLTEIKKQIAEQKPATREDVERIVEEQLAKLNIELSEADRQLLIDLFEKMRSLNINFDNVKQQLEDISKDIKNRIEEVVGDEGFWQGVADFFRDLFQSIVNLFK
- the citZ gene encoding citrate synthase, with the protein product MTTTKGLEGIVATTSAISSIIDDTLTYVGYNIDDLADHASFEEVIYLLWHQKLPNKEELASLKKEIAENAALPEEVINHFKTYPIDKVHPMAALRTAVSLLGLYDAEADNMDPEVNYHKAVRLQAKMPTIVTAFSRIRKGLDPIAPRTDLGMAANFLYMLTGEEPSEVAVEAFNKALVLHADHELNASTFTARVCVATLSDVYSGVTAAIGALKGPLHGGANEAVMKMLSEIGEVDNAESYIREKLANKEKIMGFGHRVYRQGDPRAKHLREMSEKLTHLTGQPKWYDMSVKVEEVVTSEKPLPPNVDFYSASVYHSLGIDHDLFTPIFAVSRVSGWLAHILEQYSNNRLIRPRADYTGPGKQDYVPLEKRS
- the ytvI gene encoding sporulation integral membrane protein YtvI; the encoded protein is MNWNYVHIFFRLLLVLSIITIGLISFYYLFSIAYPFITALILAFLINPLVNLLETKGRLPRSLAVFLSLMAVFATVAGVVTLLIVEIVSGTEYLAKVVPGHFETLVVYVEQFVVMEILPFFNQISNLFHSLEEGQQQSLLTNIENFGATVASTVGEFIQTFLTNLPKLITWIPSVATVLIFSLLATFFISKDWFKHKARLKRITPMKAQGSLTKVFLSLKKAFFGFMRAQATLISITTIIVLIGLLILRVEYAITVALIIGLVDLIPYLGTGLVFVPWIIFLAISGNLPLAIGLGVLYLIVIVQRQLMEPKILSSSIGLDPLATLVSLFIGFKLIGFLGLIVGPVTVVIFNTLWKADVIKDIYLFVVGKNKIV
- a CDS encoding response regulator transcription factor gives rise to the protein MNKKILIVDDEQSIVTLLQYNLQQAGYDVSVAMDGEEGLNKAMKEKFDMIVLDLMLPKKDGIEVCKELRQHKIHTPILMLTAKDDEFDKVLGLELGADDYMTKPFSPREVVARVKAILRRMQQHATVMETPKEEEDTSEKIVIGDVKILPEHYEAYFREERLELTPKEFELLVYLSKNKGRVLTRDQLLSAVWNYDFAGDTRIVDVHISHLREKIETDTKKPTYIKTIRGLGYKLEEPKIHE
- a CDS encoding DUF441 domain-containing protein, which produces MFSQATLFLLVLLLIGFIAKNPSLMFAVAVLLVIKVIGMDNKVFPYLQSKGINWGVTIITIAVLVPIATGDIGFKQLQEALKSSYAWVALGAGIAVALIAKSGLTLLANDPHITTALVFGTILAVSLFNGVAVGPLIGAGIAYLAMKVVEYFT
- the icd gene encoding NADP-dependent isocitrate dehydrogenase, whose protein sequence is MTQGTKITVTDGVLNVPNNPIIPFIEGDGIGPDIWASASRVLEAAVEKAYNGEKEIVWKEVLAGEKAFNQTGEWLPSQTLDDIREYIIAIKGPLTTPVGGGIRSLNVALRQELDLFTCLRPVRYFQGVPSPIKRPEDTDMVIFRENTEDIYAGIEYAKGSEEVEKLINFLQTEMGVNKIRFPETSGIGIKPVSEEGTSRLVRGAINYAIEHGRKSVTLVHKGNIMKFTEGAFKNWGYELAEKEFGDKVFTWAQYDRIAEAEGKDAANKAQEAAEAEGKILVKDSIADIFLQQILTRPKEFDVVATMNLNGDYISDALAAQVGGIGIAPGANINYETGHAIFEATHGTAPKYAGLDKVNPSSVILSGVLMLEHLGWTEAAKLVVDAMEKSIASKVVTYDFARLMDGATEVKCSEFGDELIKNM